Genomic DNA from Veillonellales bacterium:
AACCTTATGCACTATTAGCAGTTTATATACTTTCGCTAGCGCTTGATCCAAGCTCTGATGAATATGCGGAAGTTCATTCCTACGCCCAAGTATGACGATAAGAATGATATAGTGAGTATTTTTCCGACGTGGCGACATGAACGCGAGCATAGTTCACCACCTTATAATTTTTTATCATTATGTTAGATTAGAAATGGTTAAACGTGATTTTATTGGAATAAATACAATATAAACATAAAATAAATTGACAAAAACAATAAAATATGTAAAAATTAAATACATAAATAGGAAAAGGGGTGGCGGTATTGGAGAAAAATATTAACGATAAGCTGATTTTACAAAATGATCTTCTTAGAAGAATTGTTTATGCGGTTAATAAAGCTGTGGAAGATGATATTCCAGATTATTTAAAAGAGCAGCATCACGAAACCAATAATGCCATACCTCATCTTAAGGGCGATTACATTAATGATAATTTGCGGAATAATGTAGTAAAAGAGAATATCGAATTAATTCCGTTCAAAAGGTATGGCTGGTCGGGGAGAATAATTATAGATCATGTAAATCACGTAACGTATACGATCACTACTCTTAATACATTAGTAGGCATACCTAGGAAGAAGGAACGGAGAACCCCTCATTATTTACAATCTATTCTTTATGCTGAAAATTCCGGCTGCCAAGCTCCGGTTAAACAAACATGTCTTGATTTGGGCATAACGCAATTTAGCTCTGAAGAATTAGAAGAAGATTATAACAGTATTACCAATGGATTGATTAGTAAAGAAGATGATTATCGCCACTACATAATTGCCTATAAGTCAGAGGGCAATGAGATTGTAGAGATTATACTAAAATTACTAGATCGAGATTTTGATGCAGTAGATGAAGTTTCCTTAATGGAATATATCAAACCCGATTATGCAAGACTTACTGACATAGAAGATTTTAAAGATTCAAGTAAAACGGCTGAAGAACCCGATCACAAAGGATTGGTCGCCGTTAAAGCAGGTCTTAAGCCGAATTTGAAAGACACAGATAAACCGGTCGATTTGTAAACCTTCAGGAGAAGATAATTATGGATAAGAAATTTCAAGGCAGTCGTTTGAAAAATGCAAGAACATTTCGGGCATTAACACTAACCGAATTAGCCAAATTAACAAATATAAGTAAACAATCAATTTCACTCTATGAAAACGATAGAACAACACCTGATCATGGAAAAGTTCGATTAATGGCAGCCGCTTTGAATTTTCCATATAATTTTTTCTTTCAAGAAGATAATTATGAGGCGAAAACGGAAACAACTTATTTTCGTTCTTTAGTGAGTGCAACAAAAAAAAATAGAATTGCACAAAGTTTGAAATTGGAATATGTTGCAAAGATATATGGATCATTAATGGAATATATTGACTTTCCAAAGCTTAATCTTCCAGACATAAATTTTGTTGGCGTTGATGATGTATTCGAATGCGAAAGCAATAACTCCATCCAAGAATTTGAAGTTATTGCAGACGATCTTCGCCATTTTTGGAACATTAGTGACGAACCGATAACAAATTTACAATATTTATTGGAGAAGAACGGAATTGTTGTTACTGGCTTCGATACGAAAGAAGATAAAATTGATGCATTTAGTCAAAGTATAATAGTGAATGGTCATTCGATTTTTTTTATTGCATTATCTTTAGGTAATCGGTCGGAGGGACGTATTCGGTTTGATTTGGCACATGAATTAGGTCATATCATTTTGCACCCGTGGAGTGAAGATTTGGAATCAATAACAAAAGATGAGTTTAGAATGAGAGAACGTCAAGCAAATATATTTGCGGGTGCATTTCTCCTTCCTAAAACGAGTTTTGGTAAAGATATTCAAACCTATCCTACGGATTTAAATTTTTATCAATTTTTAAAAAAGAAATGGAAGGTTTCTATTCAAGCAATGATTTATAGAGCCCATCAACTAAATTTTATTACAGATAATCAATATCAATATTTAATGCGACAGGTCTCAAAGAATGGATGGCGAATAAGGGAACCAGGAGATGTGCCATTTTGCATCAATGAGAGCATTTTTCAAGGAGCTATTGATTTATTAGTAAATGACCACATTTTGACAACACGAAGTATCATACGTAAGTTTGACCAGTTCGGTGTTAGTTTATATCCCCGTGAAATCGAAGAGTTACTTCACTTACGTGCGGGAACACTTATGATGGAAGATAATGTTACTCCGATTATACAACTACGCAAGACCAAAGAATCACACGATAGTGAGCTTATTTGATAGGTTAAAAACATATAACTATAAAAGATAGGACTTGGCAATTGCTAAGTCCTATCTTTATGCCAGTTTACTTTGCGTCATGACATATTCAATAACCCCCTGCTTAGGGATCTTCCAAACCCGGTTATACCGAAACGCCTTTAACTCACCGGATGATAGTAATTTGTAAGCAGCATTTTTACCAATGAACAGCATTTCGCAAAGTTCTTCTACAGTTACTACGTCGTTATATTGCTCAAACATGATTCCATTTCCCCTTTAACTATTTTTTTTAATAATATGTTCTCGTAGTAATAAAGAGGAAATGTATTGATTAAAATAGGAATGCTAAAATAGTAAAAATGGAAGATAAATAAAGACACGTTTATTTGGTCAATCTTGACTTTGTATAAGCTTTGAGAGCTTCTACCGGTATTTTCCATGCTTTTCCCGTCTTATAAGCCTTCAGTTCGCCATTGTGAATCATTTGATAGACCTTTTGTGAACTGACGCTAAGCAGACTTGCTGCATCTGATACATGCAGAGCCAGTTTTTCAATTAGCATTGGGATTCACCTCCTAATCCTTTTTATCATTATGTTAGCTTAACAAAGTATGAAATGTGTTAGCAGCTTTGAGCTTTGTCAAAATCAGTTGCATGACAGGTAAAAAAACTACAGTTATATATTATAAACTTGACACTGGCAGGTTTTATGGAGGGCCCATAAACCCTTGCAAAGGAACATACTAAAGGAACATAGAAAAGCACTGACTTTCGCGGTCAGTGCTTTTCATGTTTCGAGGAGGAATACTGCTATGCCTATTGGCAAAGAAGAAACACCATTGGAATGTCTGTCGGAGGAAACCTTATTAAGTGAATTTATAGCCCCGCCTGCTGCAAAACAGCTCATTGCGGAATATGTCAGTATCTACAATATCCTGCAGCATACGTCGGAACAGCAGTTGGCCGGTATCACCGGCATCGGCAAGGCTAAGCTTCGAAAGCTTGCCTACATTAAAGCGGTGATTCAGCGGATGGAACAGGAACGGAAAAAGCAGATTCAAAGGATTATAAAACCCCAGGATGCGGTAGCCTATTGTACCGATATGCAAGACTTACGGCAGGAAGAAATCAGGATTTTACTGTTGGACACAAAAAATAAGATATTGGCGCAAAAATGTGTTTTTATCGGTACCGTCAACTCTTCGCTGGTATCTGCAAGGGAAGTATTTTATGCAGCAGTACAGAATATGGCGACCAATATTATCGTTCTGCACAATCATCCCAGCGGTGATCCGTCTCCCAGCCAAGAAGACCAAGAGGTAACAAAGCGGTTAGTACGGGCGGGTAAGATACTAAACATCCCAGTCATCGATCATATCATTATCGGTAAAAACGGGTATTTCAGTTTTAAAGAAGGCGGTTGCCTGGATTCTTGTTGAGATAGGTAGGCGAAAAAGCTTAGCTGCCTTTTTCCTGCGTCGGCGTGAAATCATCTGCAGACCGGACATTATCGTACGAAAATAAACAGCCTGAAATTGCGGATTGTAACGGACAGTTAAAGTTTAATAACTATTCTCTAAAACCGGAAAAATTGGGATATGCGATAATTTATGTAGAGAGCGGGGTGAGTACATGGAACTGGAATACCGGGATAAATTACGTCAGGTCGGATTGAACATCAATTATTACAGGCGGTACAGAAAACTGACCCAACTGCAGCTGGCGGAAAAAGTTCATATATCGCCGTGCTATGTGAGTCAAATCGAGCGCGGGTTGGTAAAAAATGCGGTTTCATTGCCAGTACTCATCACCATCGCTGATGTTTTACATATCGAGCTGGCAGACCTTTTCAAGTTTAAAGCGGTGCCAAGCTCCAAGGAAGCAGGGGGATAAAAACAATTTTACCATTGCTGGCTACAGGCGGCAGTATCTATTTTCTTTACCAATCAATTGCCCGTAAAGGAACCGAACTCCATACATAGGGAGTTGAGCTATTTTAAAAGGGAAAAATGTGAGCCAATCCGGTAAGGTGATTGTCAGGATGGTTCTTGCCGTTTCATTAGCACCGATTCAGAAATTCT
This window encodes:
- a CDS encoding DUF5986 family protein, which gives rise to MEKNINDKLILQNDLLRRIVYAVNKAVEDDIPDYLKEQHHETNNAIPHLKGDYINDNLRNNVVKENIELIPFKRYGWSGRIIIDHVNHVTYTITTLNTLVGIPRKKERRTPHYLQSILYAENSGCQAPVKQTCLDLGITQFSSEELEEDYNSITNGLISKEDDYRHYIIAYKSEGNEIVEIILKLLDRDFDAVDEVSLMEYIKPDYARLTDIEDFKDSSKTAEEPDHKGLVAVKAGLKPNLKDTDKPVDL
- a CDS encoding XRE family transcriptional regulator, producing MDKKFQGSRLKNARTFRALTLTELAKLTNISKQSISLYENDRTTPDHGKVRLMAAALNFPYNFFFQEDNYEAKTETTYFRSLVSATKKNRIAQSLKLEYVAKIYGSLMEYIDFPKLNLPDINFVGVDDVFECESNNSIQEFEVIADDLRHFWNISDEPITNLQYLLEKNGIVVTGFDTKEDKIDAFSQSIIVNGHSIFFIALSLGNRSEGRIRFDLAHELGHIILHPWSEDLESITKDEFRMRERQANIFAGAFLLPKTSFGKDIQTYPTDLNFYQFLKKKWKVSIQAMIYRAHQLNFITDNQYQYLMRQVSKNGWRIREPGDVPFCINESIFQGAIDLLVNDHILTTRSIIRKFDQFGVSLYPREIEELLHLRAGTLMMEDNVTPIIQLRKTKESHDSELI
- a CDS encoding helix-turn-helix domain-containing protein is translated as MLIEKLALHVSDAASLLSVSSQKVYQMIHNGELKAYKTGKAWKIPVEALKAYTKSRLTK
- a CDS encoding helix-turn-helix domain-containing protein translates to MFEQYNDVVTVEELCEMLFIGKNAAYKLLSSGELKAFRYNRVWKIPKQGVIEYVMTQSKLA
- a CDS encoding helix-turn-helix transcriptional regulator, which gives rise to MELEYRDKLRQVGLNINYYRRYRKLTQLQLAEKVHISPCYVSQIERGLVKNAVSLPVLITIADVLHIELADLFKFKAVPSSKEAGG
- the radC gene encoding DNA repair protein RadC, which produces MPIGKEETPLECLSEETLLSEFIAPPAAKQLIAEYVSIYNILQHTSEQQLAGITGIGKAKLRKLAYIKAVIQRMEQERKKQIQRIIKPQDAVAYCTDMQDLRQEEIRILLLDTKNKILAQKCVFIGTVNSSLVSAREVFYAAVQNMATNIIVLHNHPSGDPSPSQEDQEVTKRLVRAGKILNIPVIDHIIIGKNGYFSFKEGGCLDSC